A portion of the Eubacterium maltosivorans genome contains these proteins:
- a CDS encoding GH25 family lysozyme, whose translation MEKFKQTFLSKKGLIIVAGAAAAILVAVVLFFAINSVRNSGNHVKGVDVSAYQGDINWKKLADQDIYFAFIKATEGKDHVDKNFEKNWKEARKTHLKVGAYHFVNFDQDGKTQADHFINTVPKENDSLPPVIDLELYGDYLDKPMDKNKVQAIVNDMIVRFKDYYEKTPIIYTNYNTYNTYLSDAFAEIPIWICDISDQEPELKGGHEWLFWQYSQREILNGYSGEERFIDMDLYNGDLRQFKKQFE comes from the coding sequence ATGGAAAAATTTAAACAAACATTTTTAAGTAAGAAAGGCCTGATCATCGTTGCCGGTGCGGCCGCGGCAATACTGGTGGCGGTGGTCCTTTTCTTTGCGATTAACAGCGTGCGAAACAGTGGAAACCATGTAAAAGGTGTCGACGTTTCGGCCTATCAGGGTGATATTAACTGGAAAAAGCTGGCTGACCAGGACATATACTTTGCCTTCATTAAAGCGACGGAGGGAAAAGACCATGTGGACAAAAATTTTGAGAAGAACTGGAAGGAAGCGCGCAAGACTCATCTGAAGGTCGGCGCTTACCATTTTGTGAATTTTGACCAGGATGGAAAAACCCAGGCCGACCATTTTATCAACACAGTTCCCAAGGAAAATGACAGTCTGCCGCCAGTTATTGACCTCGAGCTCTATGGAGACTATCTGGATAAGCCGATGGATAAGAACAAGGTACAGGCCATTGTCAATGATATGATCGTAAGGTTCAAAGATTATTATGAAAAGACACCGATCATCTATACCAATTACAATACCTATAACACCTATCTATCCGACGCCTTTGCTGAAATCCCGATCTGGATCTGTGATATTTCAGACCAGGAGCCTGAACTGAAGGGCGGTCACGAGTGGCTCTTCTGGCAGTATTCCCAGAGAGAAATCCTCAATGGTTACAGCGGTGAGGAACGGTTTATCGATATGGACCTTTACAATGGAGACCTTCGCCAATTTAAAAAACAGTTTGAATAA
- a CDS encoding DUF3089 domain-containing protein has product MKEHPYLPDLDTPVDYSLNQNWLCLPKKIARPDNKPIDIFYLYPTAYYKTPHGPNICEVTNEAMRIRAAEHLQTKASVFSPYGNFYAPAYRQAALECLLDNTPENNLLFTRGPVTCVLSAFDYYIKHHNNSRPFILAGHSQGSLLLQFILSLYLKEHPEVQDRMIAAYVIGYSITRGYLKDNPHLTFARGAKDTGVIISYNTESPGVTGDNITLLPDAVSINPITWTLTDKKAEASQSLGSRLVIRDSAGKLVGMQDLPHYADAALDLDRGTVICSTADPDAFKVIGQESAFPSGVLHTGDYPLYYYDLQNNVKTRIKSYFSSHPQTDGKYAL; this is encoded by the coding sequence ATGAAAGAGCATCCTTATCTTCCTGATTTAGATACACCAGTCGACTACAGCCTCAATCAAAACTGGCTGTGTCTGCCTAAAAAAATAGCCAGGCCTGATAACAAGCCCATCGATATTTTTTACCTCTACCCCACCGCCTACTATAAAACACCGCATGGTCCTAATATCTGCGAGGTAACCAATGAAGCCATGCGTATCCGGGCCGCAGAGCACCTCCAGACAAAGGCGTCCGTCTTTTCGCCCTACGGCAATTTTTACGCGCCTGCGTACCGCCAGGCCGCCCTCGAATGCCTTCTCGACAATACGCCGGAAAACAATCTGCTTTTCACAAGGGGGCCTGTCACCTGCGTACTGTCTGCCTTTGACTATTACATTAAACACCATAATAACAGCCGTCCCTTTATCCTGGCTGGCCACTCCCAGGGCTCGCTTTTGCTCCAGTTTATTCTCAGCCTCTATTTAAAAGAGCATCCGGAGGTTCAGGACCGGATGATCGCCGCCTATGTGATCGGCTACTCTATCACCCGGGGATATTTAAAGGACAATCCTCATTTAACCTTTGCGCGGGGGGCAAAAGACACAGGCGTTATCATTTCATATAACACAGAATCTCCGGGTGTCACGGGTGACAACATCACCCTGCTCCCAGACGCAGTATCCATCAACCCCATCACCTGGACCCTCACCGACAAAAAAGCCGAAGCGTCGCAGAGCCTTGGTTCGCGCCTGGTCATACGTGACAGCGCAGGTAAACTTGTCGGCATGCAGGATCTTCCGCACTATGCCGACGCCGCCCTTGATCTGGACCGCGGCACTGTGATCTGCAGTACTGCAGACCCGGATGCCTTTAAGGTCATCGGCCAGGAGAGCGCTTTCCCCTCCGGTGTTTTACACACCGGCGATTACCCGCTTTATTACTATGACCTTCAAAACAACGTTAAAACACGCATAAAATCCTATTTTTCAAGCCATCCTCAAACAGATGGAAAATACGCTCTTTAA
- a CDS encoding tyrosine-type recombinase/integrase: protein MKEQRRNIYKRKDNRYEGRYIVGYEGVYGKALYRSVYAHTYEEAVEVLEEAEERVREEVELQRLLRRQKTQQQTTGILQRAFSHDEMLKVVRTLTLQEWMIEWLEGHKKNTIRATSYMRYYNVIYKHIIPQIGSYNLLELTPDIIQKFVKYLCENAKNDDTGLSPATVRSYMMILKSALELAVDQELMIKNPCRKVSLPPKRFHKPVYLEPDECKRLEYVLLHTDDNPKSVAILMALKTGMRLGELAALKWGDVDFSNRVIHVRHSVQRVKTFDPAGPKTKLVVSETKTTNSVRDIPMNNGQYQYLKAYHRMVVTESWGNINENTFVFQNQSGTFIDPRVYQQYFKVVLKKAKVKEVNFHALRHTFATIAASKNMQISVLSRILGHSNAALTLQLYIHSITNQDRAEMSKVDWEYSA, encoded by the coding sequence ATGAAAGAACAGAGAAGAAACATCTACAAGCGGAAAGACAACCGTTATGAAGGTCGTTACATTGTGGGGTATGAAGGGGTGTACGGAAAGGCCCTATACCGGTCGGTCTATGCCCATACCTATGAGGAAGCAGTAGAAGTTTTGGAAGAGGCGGAGGAAAGAGTTCGCGAGGAGGTTGAGCTTCAGCGCTTGCTGCGCCGGCAGAAAACACAGCAGCAGACAACCGGGATTTTACAGAGAGCCTTCAGCCATGATGAAATGCTGAAAGTGGTCCGGACACTGACACTTCAGGAATGGATGATTGAGTGGCTGGAAGGGCATAAGAAAAATACAATTCGGGCAACCTCCTATATGCGGTATTATAATGTGATCTACAAGCATATCATCCCTCAGATCGGCAGCTATAATCTGCTGGAGCTGACACCGGATATTATTCAGAAATTTGTTAAATATTTATGTGAAAACGCGAAGAATGACGATACAGGCCTGTCGCCTGCGACGGTAAGGAGTTATATGATGATTTTAAAAAGCGCGCTGGAGCTGGCGGTGGACCAGGAGCTGATGATTAAAAATCCCTGCAGAAAGGTGTCGCTGCCGCCCAAAAGATTCCATAAGCCGGTCTATCTGGAGCCGGATGAGTGTAAACGGTTGGAGTATGTGCTGCTTCACACGGATGATAATCCCAAATCCGTCGCGATTCTGATGGCGTTAAAAACCGGGATGCGTCTTGGCGAGCTGGCGGCCCTCAAGTGGGGCGACGTCGATTTCTCTAACCGGGTGATACACGTCAGACATTCGGTTCAGCGGGTTAAGACCTTTGACCCGGCCGGGCCAAAAACAAAGCTGGTTGTCTCAGAAACAAAAACGACCAACTCTGTGCGGGATATTCCCATGAACAACGGACAATACCAGTATTTGAAGGCCTATCACCGCATGGTCGTAACCGAGTCGTGGGGAAACATCAATGAAAATACTTTTGTTTTTCAAAATCAGTCAGGGACCTTTATTGATCCGAGGGTGTATCAGCAGTATTTTAAAGTCGTCTTAAAAAAGGCGAAGGTCAAGGAAGTCAATTTTCACGCGCTCCGCCACACCTTTGCCACCATCGCAGCCAGTAAAAACATGCAGATATCTGTTTTGAGCAGGATATTGGGACATTCGAACGCAGCATTGACATTACAGTTATATATCCATTCCATCACAAATCAGGACAGGGCAGAAATGTCTAAAGTAGATTGGGAATATTCAGCCTGA
- a CDS encoding MerR family transcriptional regulator, translating to MEYTVKKLAAMAKVSPRTLRYYDEIGLLKPARINSSGYRIYGEREVDRLQQILFYRALGIELAEIIQILDAPGFDSLTALKSHREQLLLKKKQIDDLINTVTRTIESKEGKKTMEDHEKFKGFIQNKIDENEDLYGEEIREKYGAEAVDKSNAQFKNMSPEKYNEFVGLEESILTLLTEVTRLGSIDSPEGEELARLHKQWITLAWGSTNPDAHRGLVRMYTEDQRFKEYYESKAGKNSAELLKQSVLKFIR from the coding sequence ATGGAATATACGGTTAAAAAGCTGGCGGCTATGGCAAAGGTCTCGCCGAGAACACTGCGTTATTACGATGAGATTGGGCTGTTGAAGCCGGCGCGTATCAACAGCTCGGGTTACCGGATTTATGGGGAGCGTGAGGTCGACCGCCTCCAGCAGATTTTATTTTACCGCGCGCTGGGAATTGAGCTGGCAGAAATCATACAGATTTTGGATGCTCCGGGCTTTGACAGCCTGACTGCTCTGAAATCCCACAGAGAGCAGCTCCTTCTTAAAAAGAAGCAGATTGACGATTTAATCAATACTGTGACCAGAACGATCGAGAGCAAGGAAGGGAAAAAGACAATGGAAGATCACGAAAAATTCAAAGGCTTTATTCAAAACAAGATTGATGAAAACGAGGACCTTTATGGTGAGGAAATCCGTGAAAAATATGGCGCCGAAGCGGTTGATAAAAGTAATGCCCAGTTTAAGAACATGTCACCGGAAAAATATAATGAATTTGTCGGGCTGGAAGAAAGCATCCTCACGCTTTTAACAGAAGTAACCCGGCTGGGAAGCATCGACAGCCCGGAAGGGGAGGAGCTTGCCCGGCTTCATAAACAGTGGATCACGCTGGCGTGGGGAAGCACTAACCCGGACGCACACCGCGGACTGGTTCGGATGTACACAGAAGACCAACGCTTTAAAGAATATTATGAAAGTAAAGCGGGAAAGAACAGTGCAGAGCTGCTTAAGCAGAGTGTGCTGAAGTTTATCCGGTAA
- the trpA gene encoding tryptophan synthase subunit alpha, which produces MSNHRIAKAFDHGKAFISFITAGDPTLEKTEAFITLMERAGADLIELGIPFSDPIAEGPVIQRANIRALSQGATTDKIFDMVARVRKKVQVPLVFLTYVNPIFTYGIDRFCAKCQEAGIDGLIIPDLPFEENKEDKPIAGRYGVDVISLIAPTSEQRIGEIAREASGFIYTVSSLGVTGVRSEITTDLQSMIRVIRENTSTPAAVGFGISTPEQAESISAYADGVIVGSAIVKMIEANGEAAGPVIEEYVRKMKAACVKNG; this is translated from the coding sequence ATGAGTAACCATCGCATCGCAAAGGCCTTTGACCACGGCAAAGCCTTCATTAGTTTTATCACAGCGGGTGACCCGACCCTTGAAAAAACAGAGGCGTTCATCACGCTCATGGAGCGGGCAGGGGCAGACCTCATTGAGCTGGGGATTCCCTTTTCTGACCCCATCGCTGAGGGGCCGGTGATCCAGCGGGCAAATATCCGCGCGCTGAGCCAGGGCGCCACAACCGACAAAATTTTTGACATGGTGGCCCGGGTGCGTAAAAAGGTTCAGGTGCCCCTGGTGTTTTTGACCTATGTCAATCCCATCTTTACCTACGGCATTGACCGGTTCTGCGCCAAGTGCCAGGAGGCGGGAATCGACGGCCTCATCATTCCAGACCTGCCCTTTGAGGAAAATAAAGAGGATAAACCCATTGCCGGGAGATATGGTGTGGATGTCATCTCGCTGATCGCGCCGACCTCCGAGCAGCGCATTGGAGAAATCGCCAGGGAGGCTTCGGGTTTTATCTATACAGTATCCTCCCTTGGAGTTACCGGTGTCCGGTCTGAGATCACAACAGACCTTCAGTCGATGATCCGGGTCATACGGGAGAATACCAGCACACCGGCAGCTGTCGGCTTCGGGATCTCTACGCCGGAACAGGCAGAGAGCATCAGCGCGTACGCGGACGGTGTGATTGTGGGGTCGGCTATTGTAAAAATGATCGAGGCTAACGGCGAAGCCGCTGGCCCGGTTATCGAGGAATATGTCCGGAAAATGAAAGCGGCCTGTGTAAAAAATGGTTAA
- a CDS encoding phosphoribosylanthranilate isomerase encodes METKIKICGLTRLQDIEAVNAVRPDYIGFVFAESRRRLTPQQALSLKRQLDPKIQSVGVFANPSLETVLKIASQGILDIVQLHGDEPPAFAERVRRETGCPVVKAFRIRGEESLAALKAYGQANYLLLDAYNKNAYGGTGSAFNWELLDRNVSEKPFFLAGGLKLENIEKAIRTFRPYGVDISSGVETNGYKDPSKIEEIIKKIRRFDQ; translated from the coding sequence ATGGAGACCAAGATTAAGATATGTGGCCTGACAAGGCTGCAGGATATCGAAGCAGTCAATGCGGTCCGGCCAGATTATATTGGCTTTGTATTTGCCGAGAGCAGACGCCGCCTGACACCACAGCAGGCCCTTTCGCTGAAAAGACAGCTTGACCCAAAAATCCAGAGCGTGGGTGTTTTTGCCAATCCCAGTCTGGAGACTGTTCTGAAAATTGCCAGCCAGGGTATTCTGGATATCGTCCAGCTTCACGGCGATGAGCCCCCCGCCTTTGCCGAGAGGGTGCGCCGTGAGACCGGCTGTCCCGTGGTAAAGGCCTTTAGAATCAGGGGGGAAGAAAGCCTGGCGGCGCTTAAAGCCTACGGCCAGGCGAATTACCTGCTGCTGGACGCCTATAATAAGAATGCCTACGGCGGTACAGGCAGCGCTTTTAACTGGGAGCTGTTAGATAGAAATGTGAGCGAAAAGCCCTTTTTCCTGGCAGGCGGGCTGAAGCTTGAAAATATCGAAAAAGCTATCAGAACCTTTCGGCCATACGGCGTGGATATCAGCAGCGGCGTGGAGACAAATGGGTATAAAGACCCCAGTAAAATAGAGGAAATCATCAAAAAAATAAGGAGATTCGATCAATGA
- the trpB gene encoding tryptophan synthase subunit beta, with product MTKGRYGQHGGQYIPETLMNAVIELEEAYEHYKNDPAFNAELNSLLENYAGRPSLLYYAEKMTKDLGGAKIYLKREDLNHTGSHKINNVLGQVLLAKKMGKTRVIAETGAGQHGVATATAAALMNMECEIFMGKEDTDRQALNVYRMELLGAKVHSVTSGTMTLKDAVNETMREWTSRIIDTHYVLGSVMGPHPFPMMVRDFQSVISREAREQILEREGKLPAAVLACVGGGSNAMGMFYHFIKDQGVRLIGCEAAGKGVDTDKHAATIAKGTPGIFHGMKSYFCQDVYGQIAPVYSISAGLDYPGIGPEHAHLHDLGRAEYVPVTDDEAIAAFEYLSQTEGIIPAVESAHAVAYVRKLAPSMSEDESIIICLSGRGDKDVAAIARYKGVDLHE from the coding sequence ATGACAAAAGGACGTTACGGACAGCACGGGGGCCAGTATATCCCTGAGACATTAATGAACGCGGTGATTGAGCTTGAGGAGGCCTACGAACACTATAAAAATGATCCGGCCTTTAATGCCGAGCTGAACAGCCTGCTGGAAAACTACGCAGGCCGCCCATCATTACTATATTATGCCGAAAAGATGACGAAGGATCTTGGCGGCGCGAAAATATACCTGAAGCGTGAGGATCTGAACCATACCGGCTCGCACAAAATCAACAATGTGCTGGGACAGGTGCTCCTGGCAAAGAAAATGGGCAAAACCCGCGTCATTGCGGAGACAGGCGCAGGGCAGCATGGTGTTGCCACCGCCACTGCGGCGGCGCTCATGAATATGGAATGCGAAATATTCATGGGAAAAGAGGACACCGACCGCCAGGCCTTGAATGTTTACCGGATGGAGCTGCTTGGCGCAAAGGTCCACTCTGTTACCAGCGGCACCATGACTTTAAAGGACGCGGTCAATGAGACCATGCGGGAATGGACCAGCCGGATTATAGACACCCACTATGTGCTGGGCTCAGTGATGGGGCCGCATCCATTTCCCATGATGGTGCGTGATTTTCAATCTGTGATCAGCAGAGAAGCCAGAGAGCAGATTCTGGAAAGAGAGGGAAAGCTCCCTGCGGCTGTGCTGGCCTGTGTCGGAGGCGGCAGCAATGCCATGGGAATGTTTTATCATTTTATAAAAGATCAGGGCGTCCGGCTCATTGGCTGCGAAGCGGCCGGAAAGGGCGTGGATACTGACAAGCACGCGGCCACCATCGCCAAGGGCACCCCCGGCATTTTTCATGGTATGAAATCCTATTTCTGCCAGGATGTCTACGGCCAGATCGCCCCGGTATACTCGATCTCCGCCGGACTGGATTACCCCGGCATCGGTCCGGAGCACGCCCATCTGCACGATCTTGGCAGGGCGGAGTATGTGCCTGTCACCGACGACGAGGCCATCGCAGCCTTTGAGTACCTCTCGCAGACAGAGGGGATTATCCCGGCAGTCGAAAGTGCTCACGCCGTTGCCTATGTTAGAAAGCTGGCGCCGTCCATGTCAGAGGATGAGAGCATCATCATTTGCTTATCGGGCCGCGGAGATAAGGATGTGGCAGCCATCGCGCGCTATAAGGGGGTGGATTTACATGAGTAA
- a CDS encoding NAD(P)-dependent malic enzyme has product MDYNKEALKAHEACKGKVEVVSKMKLENKDDLSIAYTPGVAEPCRKIAENKEDVYKYTAKGNLVAVLSDGSAVLGLGNIGGEAAMPVMEGKAVLFKSFGNVDAFPICVSTQDADEIIQTGINIAPTFGGINLEDISAPKCFEIEEKLQEALDIPVFHDDQHGTAIVVSSALINALKIVEKDISEIKVAISGPGAAGTAIAKMLMSLNVKNIVMCDRTGIIDISRDGLTGHKLWLAEHTNQEHITGSLEDAIKGADVLVGVSGPGIVTEEMVASMNKDAILFAMANPIPEIMPDLAKKAGARVIGTGRSDFPNQINNVLAFPGIFRGALDARASRITEVMKVAAAYAIAGLVSAEELNEDYVMPSPFDKRVAPAVARAVYDAWMKEVK; this is encoded by the coding sequence ATGGATTACAATAAAGAAGCGCTGAAAGCCCATGAAGCGTGCAAAGGTAAAGTAGAAGTCGTTTCTAAGATGAAACTTGAAAATAAAGATGATCTGAGCATCGCCTACACACCGGGTGTTGCCGAACCCTGCCGTAAAATCGCGGAGAATAAAGAGGATGTCTATAAATATACCGCCAAGGGAAACCTGGTCGCGGTTTTATCAGACGGCTCAGCTGTTTTGGGTCTTGGCAATATCGGCGGTGAGGCCGCTATGCCGGTTATGGAGGGCAAGGCTGTCCTGTTTAAATCCTTTGGCAATGTCGACGCATTTCCGATCTGCGTCAGCACACAGGACGCTGACGAGATCATCCAGACAGGCATTAACATCGCTCCGACCTTTGGAGGGATTAATCTGGAGGATATCTCTGCGCCAAAGTGCTTTGAGATTGAGGAAAAGCTTCAGGAAGCCCTCGATATTCCGGTTTTTCATGATGACCAGCACGGGACGGCCATTGTCGTTTCTTCTGCCCTCATCAACGCCTTGAAAATAGTTGAGAAGGATATTTCTGAGATTAAGGTAGCCATCAGCGGTCCGGGGGCTGCCGGGACGGCCATTGCGAAAATGCTGATGTCCCTAAATGTAAAAAACATCGTCATGTGTGACCGTACCGGCATCATTGATATCAGCCGTGACGGCCTGACAGGCCATAAGCTCTGGCTGGCTGAGCATACAAATCAGGAACACATTACCGGAAGCCTGGAGGATGCCATCAAGGGCGCCGATGTCTTAGTCGGTGTGTCTGGCCCTGGCATTGTGACAGAGGAGATGGTAGCGTCAATGAATAAAGACGCCATTCTTTTCGCCATGGCGAACCCTATCCCTGAAATTATGCCGGATCTGGCTAAAAAAGCAGGTGCGCGTGTCATTGGAACGGGCCGGTCTGATTTTCCAAACCAGATCAACAACGTTTTGGCCTTCCCTGGGATTTTCAGAGGCGCGCTGGACGCAAGAGCGTCGCGTATCACTGAAGTTATGAAGGTAGCGGCAGCCTATGCCATCGCTGGCCTTGTAAGTGCAGAGGAACTGAATGAGGACTATGTTATGCCAAGTCCCTTTGATAAACGCGTCGCTCCGGCGGTTGCCAGGGCGGTTTATGACGCCTGGATGAAGGAAGTAAAATAA
- a CDS encoding alanine/glycine:cation symporter family protein → MSFSEIIAAVNNFVWGPIMLVLLVGTGVFLTIRLKFLPWRNLGYALRSVFTRPPKDENAKEHSGDISPFQSLMTALAATIGTGNIVGVATAMVLGGPGALVWMWISALFGLSTKYGESVLAVKYRETNSSGEMAGGPMYAMKKGFKVKWLGSLLAFLFSLFAVIASFGIGNLTQANSISDAVQNTFGVPTWITGVVLTVLALIVLLGGIKSIGRVCGFIVPIMAVFYFVAGILVIIINFHNVPAGIVEIFRMAFSPEAVAGGVGGSIIANMLSAMRWGVARGVFSNEAGLGSAPIAAAAAKTDHPSRQGYINMTGTFFDTLVVCSITGLVIASSGVLGTTNAAGEIYTGANLTIRAFESAIGPVGAMIVTIGIMLFAFSTILGWEYYGEKSLEYLIPSTVAVKIYRFVFSVVTFLGATTALQIVWDFSDTMNGLMAIPNLICLLVLNKVIAQECFDYQENILIPEREMRKLKKKQMN, encoded by the coding sequence ATGAGTTTTTCTGAAATTATTGCCGCGGTCAATAACTTCGTATGGGGACCGATTATGCTTGTGCTGTTGGTGGGTACAGGTGTCTTTTTGACCATACGGCTGAAGTTTTTGCCGTGGAGGAATCTGGGGTATGCCCTGAGATCGGTGTTTACCCGTCCGCCCAAAGATGAAAATGCCAAGGAGCACAGCGGGGATATCTCGCCTTTTCAGTCTTTAATGACAGCTCTGGCTGCGACCATTGGGACCGGCAATATTGTCGGCGTTGCCACAGCCATGGTATTGGGAGGCCCGGGGGCACTGGTATGGATGTGGATCAGCGCGCTGTTTGGCCTTTCTACCAAATACGGCGAGAGTGTTCTGGCGGTCAAATACCGTGAGACAAACTCGTCGGGTGAGATGGCTGGCGGGCCCATGTACGCCATGAAAAAGGGCTTTAAAGTTAAATGGCTGGGAAGCCTGCTGGCGTTTTTGTTTTCACTTTTTGCCGTCATCGCATCCTTTGGTATTGGTAACCTGACACAGGCGAACTCCATCTCTGATGCGGTTCAGAATACTTTTGGGGTACCGACCTGGATAACCGGTGTTGTTCTGACTGTTTTGGCATTGATCGTCCTTTTGGGCGGTATCAAGAGCATTGGCCGTGTCTGCGGCTTTATTGTTCCGATCATGGCTGTTTTCTATTTTGTAGCCGGAATCCTTGTTATTATCATTAATTTTCATAACGTACCGGCGGGAATCGTCGAGATATTCCGCATGGCCTTTTCACCTGAAGCGGTTGCCGGCGGTGTAGGGGGATCCATCATTGCAAATATGCTCTCAGCCATGCGCTGGGGCGTTGCCCGTGGGGTATTCTCCAATGAAGCGGGGCTCGGTTCTGCCCCGATTGCGGCAGCAGCGGCCAAAACTGACCACCCCTCAAGACAGGGGTATATCAATATGACCGGTACTTTCTTTGACACGCTAGTGGTCTGCAGCATCACCGGCCTTGTCATCGCCTCCTCGGGCGTGCTGGGCACAACTAACGCGGCAGGCGAGATCTATACCGGGGCAAACCTGACCATCAGGGCCTTCGAGTCTGCCATTGGCCCGGTAGGCGCTATGATCGTCACCATTGGTATTATGCTGTTTGCCTTTTCGACCATACTGGGCTGGGAGTATTATGGTGAAAAGTCACTGGAATATCTGATCCCGTCAACTGTGGCGGTTAAAATTTACCGGTTTGTCTTTTCGGTCGTCACGTTTTTGGGCGCGACCACGGCATTGCAGATCGTTTGGGATTTTTCCGATACCATGAACGGCCTGATGGCGATTCCGAATCTTATCTGTCTGTTGGTGCTCAACAAGGTGATCGCCCAGGAATGCTTTGATTATCAGGAAAATATCCTGATTCCTGAAAGGGAAATGAGAAAGCTTAAAAAGAAGCAGATGAACTGA
- the srtB gene encoding class B sortase: MSQNPKTENKKTSNRIINSICIIVIIASLAGLIYYSLPYIRQYFKKEAVASIAQPTAEDTGVDFDALKAVNPDTVGWIKIEGTSIDYPVVQTDNNEKYLYTTFEGEESQWGAVFLDYTYNFNRVPKAQNSVLYGHSHNIQKSSTFGDLHNYLDESFFRAHQTIEYDRVGDPGKWEIFSVYKTEADYDYRRPDFAGDEDFLSYFQRIQNRSLYKTDVVLEPDDEILTLSTCVFDMDDGRLVVTARKIS, translated from the coding sequence ATGAGCCAAAACCCAAAGACTGAAAATAAAAAGACAAGCAACCGGATCATAAACAGCATTTGTATTATCGTCATTATCGCCTCACTTGCTGGCCTGATTTACTACAGCCTGCCTTATATCCGCCAGTATTTTAAAAAAGAAGCGGTCGCCAGCATTGCCCAGCCAACCGCGGAGGATACAGGCGTTGACTTCGATGCCCTCAAGGCCGTTAACCCGGACACTGTCGGCTGGATAAAAATAGAGGGCACCTCCATCGATTATCCAGTTGTCCAGACCGACAATAACGAAAAGTATCTATACACCACCTTTGAGGGCGAGGAATCCCAATGGGGCGCAGTCTTTCTCGATTATACCTACAATTTTAACCGTGTGCCAAAGGCCCAGAACAGCGTTCTGTATGGGCACAGCCACAATATCCAGAAATCCTCCACTTTCGGAGATCTTCACAACTATCTGGATGAGAGCTTCTTCAGGGCGCATCAGACCATCGAGTACGACCGAGTCGGTGATCCGGGGAAATGGGAGATCTTCTCTGTCTACAAAACCGAAGCCGACTATGACTACCGGCGCCCCGATTTTGCGGGTGACGAGGACTTCCTCTCTTATTTCCAGCGCATCCAGAACCGCAGTCTCTATAAAACGGACGTAGTTCTTGAGCCAGACGATGAAATCCTGACCCTTTCTACCTGTGTTTTTGACATGGACGATGGCCGGCTGGTTGTCACAGCCAGGAAAATTTCATAA
- the trpC gene encoding indole-3-glycerol phosphate synthase TrpC, whose translation MILDKLAASTRARVDRLKAEKPLEAVREEALSIAPEKPFCFEAALKKEDIAFICEVKKASPSKGIIAPDFPYVHIARDYEAAGADAISVLTEPEYFLGSDDYLSAVRRAVSIPVIRKDFTIDAYQIYEARIIGADAVLLICALLDTQTLEEYLRIADALGLTALVEAHDETELRSALKAGARVIGVNNRNLKTFEVDIENSKRLRQLAPESVIFVSESGIKTSEDIDALRKNGTDAVLIGEALMRSSRKAEALERLRGKRV comes from the coding sequence ATGATATTAGATAAATTAGCGGCCAGTACCAGGGCGCGGGTTGACCGGTTAAAGGCAGAAAAGCCCCTGGAAGCGGTAAGAGAAGAAGCGCTGTCAATTGCGCCTGAGAAGCCCTTTTGCTTTGAGGCGGCCCTGAAAAAGGAAGATATCGCGTTTATCTGTGAGGTCAAGAAAGCATCGCCCTCAAAGGGGATTATCGCACCAGACTTTCCCTATGTGCACATTGCCAGAGATTATGAGGCCGCCGGCGCAGACGCCATCTCAGTCCTCACAGAGCCCGAATATTTTTTAGGCAGCGACGACTATCTGAGCGCTGTCAGGAGAGCGGTGAGCATCCCGGTTATCCGAAAGGATTTTACCATTGATGCCTACCAGATTTACGAGGCCAGAATTATCGGCGCAGACGCAGTCCTGCTGATCTGTGCACTTCTCGATACACAAACCTTAGAGGAATACCTCCGGATTGCCGACGCCCTGGGCCTCACAGCGCTGGTGGAGGCTCACGATGAGACAGAGCTTCGCTCAGCGCTGAAAGCCGGCGCCCGGGTGATCGGCGTCAACAACCGGAACCTTAAAACCTTTGAGGTTGATATCGAAAACAGCAAGCGGCTCAGGCAGCTGGCGCCAGAATCTGTTATCTTTGTCTCGGAAAGCGGCATCAAAACGTCTGAAGACATCGATGCACTCAGGAAAAACGGAACAGACGCAGTGCTTATCGGCGAAGCCCTGATGCGCAGCAGCCGCAAGGCAGAGGCGCTGGAAAGGCTTCGGGGAAAGCGTGTTTAG